The genome window GGTCAGCCAGCTTTATTATCACCTCTTTCACTCCTTCAAGGGTTTCAATAGCCATTCCCGTTCTTTGCATTAATCTCTTAATCTCTCTTGGACTTAGCTTCTTCAACCCCCACCCCTCTACGAACCCTAACGGCCAAGCCGGCCTTAAAGGTTGTCATCCCGTCTCCTGGTAGCATGGCTCTGCCAATGGCTAAAAGCTTGTCATGCGCGTTGACCACGAGGACTTCGTCGCCTGGCCTCACGTCAGGGTCTGCCTGCTCAACCCACGCAGCCTGGACATCTCTACCTTTAGCGATCGCTTCCTCATACTTACTACTTACTACTATTCTCATCCTAGGTGGAGGCAGGATGCCTAGCAATCTCCTAGCACCCTCAATGGTTAAGGCGAGAAGGCCGTCATTAGGCCTTAAGGTCGCAAGCAACTTGTTGTTTAAGTAGATATGCCTAACCCTCCCGGTTCTACGTGAAAAGGAAAGCTCAACTTCGTCTGGAAATATCTTGTCACCTACCCCCTCGCTAAACTGGTAGTTAGCTATGGCTCTAATCCTTCTCAGGCCCATTAGCTTCCTGAGGGCATCCACTTGATTCATCGAGAGCCCCTCCTCTCTTCCTGTCTCCTCCCTTTACTACTACTAGATCCCCCAGGGTTAAGCCAATCTTGGATTTAGAAAACTGATCGGGCTCAGATACTTTAAGCTCTTCAGTGAGCTTGATTTTTAACCCCCTCTCCAGCTTCTTAGCTAGCTCAATAGAGGGTCTTAACCTACCGGCCTCTATTCTCCTAATAACTGAGAGCTTCTCGCCCACTAGCTTAGCTAAAACGTCTTGTGTTAGCCCAAGTTCTTCTCTCGCCCTTTTAATTAGAGCGCTAAAGTTAGGGACAACTTCAAACCGCTGCTCACTGCCTTCAGAGGTTCTTGAAGCTGCGGGCTTTGTAGTTTTTAAGCTCAGCGTCGGCCTGGGCTTTGAAGCCGGTACTCCATAACGAGCACATGCGTTGCAGGCGAGGAAAACTGCGACATCTATAATGACCCTCTTCGGAGGGCCTTGAATGTTCCTACCGCAAATTTCACACTGCAAGAGCCAGTCCCATACGAACCTAGGCTTTAGCTGCTATATAATGCTGGTTCCTATTCCTCCTTTGCATATCTAAACATGCCCTTAACGTTGAGGCAGCTTCTTCAACGTTAATCCCGAGGAGGGCGCTCACCTTAGCTACCGATGAAGAGGGTAATAGACCAGTCACGATGTCAGTAGCTTCATCTAAATGATGTTTTTCGACAAGGTCGATTTTGTTTAAGAGAACTACGAGAGGGACACCGGGAGCTACTTGGTATAGGATTTCTTTGCATGTCAGAAGCCTCCGCTTAACGATCTCC of Candidatus Nezhaarchaeota archaeon contains these proteins:
- a CDS encoding multiprotein bridging factor aMBF1, with product MQCEICGRNIQGPPKRVIIDVAVFLACNACARYGVPASKPRPTLSLKTTKPAASRTSEGSEQRFEVVPNFSALIKRAREELGLTQDVLAKLVGEKLSVIRRIEAGRLRPSIELAKKLERGLKIKLTEELKVSEPDQFSKSKIGLTLGDLVVVKGGDRKRGGALDESSGCPQEANGPEKD
- a CDS encoding pseudouridine synthase, which encodes MNQVDALRKLMGLRRIRAIANYQFSEGVGDKIFPDEVELSFSRRTGRVRHIYLNNKLLATLRPNDGLLALTIEGARRLLGILPPPRMRIVVSSKYEEAIAKGRDVQAAWVEQADPDVRPGDEVLVVNAHDKLLAIGRAMLPGDGMTTFKAGLAVRVRRGVGVEEAKSKRD